The Pedosphaera parvula Ellin514 region ATCAAAACTTACCTCACCCCCGCCCTCGCCGCCGCCTCCGGATCAATCACTTTCAGCGTGCTCCCGGCAACCTCACGCACACCCTCATCCGGATCATTCAACAAGCTCAGCAACACTGGCACCGCCTCCTTGCGCTTTAGTTTAAACTCAGCATCTTGCCCCTGTTCCAAAAAATTCGCAGCCTCGCTTCGCACCATCATATGCTTATTCGTCAATCCCTTGAACGCGCACGGCAGCGCATCCACTCCCATGCCAAAGCTCGCAAGCATCGCGTGAAGGGCTGTGTCTTCGTCCTTGCTATCCATTAAATCCATGAGCTGAGGACGAGCCGGCCTGGCCAGCTCACGCAATGTAATAAAAGCCATCACCGCTTCCATGTTCACTTCGGGAGCCTTCAGCCCATACGGTGGCTGCACATAAACCAACCGTTGCAACAATGCCGGAATCGCGTTCGTTCCCATCTGCCGAATCGCCTCCTCAGCCTCTTTGGTGAATAAACCATCTATCTTGCGACCTCTGCGACCTCGTTTATTAGTCTCCTTCAACCACTCCCCCAGCGTTTTTCCCGCATAAACCGGCTCACCTGGAAACAACGGCTGATTCCCCCGCAATTCACCCTGCTGTTTGGTGAGGAATTCCTTCGCCCAGCGCGAAACCACCGAATCTGTATCTGCCGTCGCCCCTTTAATCGCTGCCTGAATCTCAGGCGCTTTCAACGGATATTTGCACAGCAACAGCAACGACTGCCGCCGCCTGCCGGGATCATCCGAACGGAGACGTTCCAGCACCATCGGCAACGCCTCCCTCGGCGCAATCTTAACCAAGGTTCTCAAAGCCACCCTTGCGGTATTAGGCTTCCCGTTTTCCGCAACATCGGTAAGTGCTCCAAAAGCCCGCAGCTCATTCGTGCCAAAGTCTCCTAGGAACTCCACCGCAAGTGCGGAAACAGTAGACGAGCTGTCCTCCAATGCCGTAAGTAACAGCGGAATCGCTGAACCCGAAGCATTGGTGTGAGCACCAATGCCCCTGACAGCGGCAAATCGCACTTCCTCAGCTGGATCATTCAGACATCCCTTGATCTGCCTTAGGTAAATCTCGGCATCTCCTATCACCCGATCCAACTGCAGTACGCTCAATTGCCGGACATGCAAATCGCTATTCGTCAAAGCCTGGCAGACCGACTTCTGAGCTGGTTCCCCAATGAAGATAAGGCATGCAACGGCGATGAATGCATGATTGGTATCATTCAACAA contains the following coding sequences:
- a CDS encoding HEAT repeat domain-containing protein, which encodes MKRRGKIILFLLLGVAIISSLIAWRMREPRYQGRTLTSWLKQCDDTATDDATDEKRPLTEAQLAIRAIGAEKVLPYSMRMIRAQDGPMKSWMITQSEKLEGFDFKFKRAEDIQRLGIAGFYGLGTNAAPAVPELARLLNDTNHAFIAVACLIFIGEPAQKSVCQALTNSDLHVRQLSVLQLDRVIGDAEIYLRQIKGCLNDPAEEVRFAAVRGIGAHTNASGSAIPLLLTALEDSSSTVSALAVEFLGDFGTNELRAFGALTDVAENGKPNTARVALRTLVKIAPREALPMVLERLRSDDPGRRRQSLLLLCKYPLKAPEIQAAIKGATADTDSVVSRWAKEFLTKQQGELRGNQPLFPGEPVYAGKTLGEWLKETNKRGRRGRKIDGLFTKEAEEAIRQMGTNAIPALLQRLVYVQPPYGLKAPEVNMEAVMAFITLRELARPARPQLMDLMDSKDEDTALHAMLASFGMGVDALPCAFKGLTNKHMMVRSEAANFLEQGQDAEFKLKRKEAVPVLLSLLNDPDEGVREVAGSTLKVIDPEAAARAGVR